The following coding sequences are from one Streptomyces sp. NBC_01232 window:
- a CDS encoding DUF7144 family membrane protein has protein sequence MGQPTPTGGNWNTGPAPGNTPPYPSGDGQGAGNVGTMFAAVLLLVTGCLAVFQGIAAIANDDVYARIGSYVFEFDLTAWGWIHLIIGILVVLTGVGLFAGSNVARGAGIALAAISVILNFMWLPYQPWWSIIIIAIDVFIIWALCTSWTHETE, from the coding sequence ATGGGCCAGCCGACACCGACCGGGGGTAACTGGAACACCGGCCCCGCGCCGGGCAACACGCCGCCGTACCCGAGCGGCGACGGCCAGGGCGCCGGGAACGTGGGCACGATGTTCGCCGCGGTCCTCCTCCTGGTGACCGGATGCCTCGCGGTGTTCCAGGGCATCGCGGCCATCGCCAACGACGATGTGTACGCCCGCATCGGCAGCTACGTCTTCGAATTCGACCTGACGGCGTGGGGGTGGATCCACCTCATCATCGGAATCCTCGTCGTCCTCACCGGAGTGGGCCTCTTCGCCGGCTCCAACGTGGCCAGGGGCGCGGGCATCGCCCTCGCCGCCATCAGCGTGATCCTCAACTTCATGTGGCTGCCGTACCAGCCCTGGTGGTCGATCATCATCATCGCGATTGACGTGTTCATCATCTGGGCCCTGTGCACGAGTTGGACGCACGAGACCGAGTGA